The following are from one region of the Carassius gibelio isolate Cgi1373 ecotype wild population from Czech Republic chromosome A13, carGib1.2-hapl.c, whole genome shotgun sequence genome:
- the LOC128026042 gene encoding putative SCAN domain-containing protein SCAND2P, which yields MQSPSGTPFADIIQSLAGLHQEQHQHMLAIKEEQDKRFEALLRAQHEDRELFRSWVDREARATPSFKDQTSPLPLNKMGPQDDPEAFLDLFEKSAEARGWPPADWPLRLIPLLSGEAQVAAHQLPVQNLLAYQDLKRAILQRVGRTPEQHRQRFRTLTLEESGRPFVMAQQLRDSCRKWLMADSSDVEDVIDRVVLEQFVAKLPRKTAQWVQCHRPTLLNQAIQLAEDQMVACPGVGDPLPSASLSPSLSSPPLSLPKSVPLPRSRGGLPSKLAPRWRTNYRAESPAGPRAPPRGGTSPMGSVPQAPASPLSPRQSLDLLPAARVAVKSGPACWRCGDPGHFIDRCPVMEVGTLIRVPDAPKAALDQAGLYQIP from the exons atgcaatctccgtcaggtacgccatttgcggacatcatccagtcgctcgccggtcttcatcaggaacaacatcaacacatgctGGCGATCAAGGAGGAGCAGGACAAACGCTTTGAGGCGCTCCTCCGGGCCCAGCATGAAGACCGCGAGCTATTCCGGAGCTGGGTAGACCGGGAGGCCCGGGCCACCCCTTCGTTTAAAGACCAGACATCTCCTCTGCCGCTCAACAAGATGGGGCCTCAGGATGacccggaggccttcctggacctGTTTGAAAAATCGGCAGAGGCTCGAGGGTGGCCCCCTGCGGACTGGCCCCTGCGGCTCATTCCCCTGCTGTCCGGGGAAGCGCAGGTGGCCGCTCACCAACTGCCAGTCCAAAACCTCCTGGCCTACCAGGACCTCAAGCGTGCCATCCTCCAGCGGGTCGGTCGGACTCCGGAGCAACATCGCCAGAGGTTCAGGACTCTAACCCTGGAAGAGTCTGGCCGGCCCTTCGTGAtggcacagcagctccgggattcctgccgcaagtggttgatggccgacagtagcgacgtcgaggacgtgatcgatcgtgtggtactggagcagttcgtggccaagctgccaaggaagacagcgcagtgggtccagtgccaccgcccgacgttgctgaaccaggccatccagctggcggaagaccaaatggtggcgtgtccaggggtcggcgaccccttaccatctgcttctctctctccttctctctcctcccctcccctctctctccctaaaTCTGTCCCTCTCCCCAGGTCCCGTGGGGGGCTTCCGTCGAAGCTAGCCCCGAGGTGGAGGACGAATTACAGGGCTGAGTCACCAGCAGGTCCCAGGGCTCCTCCCAGGGGTGGGACCTCGCCCATGGGATCCGTTCCCCAGGCCCCGGCCTCTCCGCTCTCTCCTCGCCAATCGCTTGACCTACTTCCTGCCGCCAGGGTGGCGGTAAAGTCTGGgccggcctgttggcgttgcggggacccagGGCATTTTATCGATAGGTGTCCGGTGATGGAAGTGGGGACGTTGATCCGGGTCCCCGACGCGCCAAAGGCTGCCCTCGATCAGGCTGGCTTATACCAAATACCA taa